The proteins below come from a single Vidua macroura isolate BioBank_ID:100142 chromosome 17, ASM2450914v1, whole genome shotgun sequence genomic window:
- the TCEA2 gene encoding transcription elongation factor A protein 2 isoform X1, giving the protein MGGEDEIVRIARRLDKMVAKKNAEGAMDLLKELKSMPMTLDLLQSTRIGMSVNALRKQSTDEEVISLAKSLIKSWKKLLDASEEKNEDKKKSLSLPTSSSRETGNSRDQSSNKRQEPPKTPTTPKITTFPPAPITCDAVRNKCREMLTAALQADDDYIAIGADCEHIAAQIEECIYQDIKNTDMKYKNRVRSRISNLKDSKNPELKKNVLCGAITPEQIAVMTSEEMASNELKEIRKAMTKEAIREHQMAKTGGTQTDLFTCGKCKKKNCTYTQVQTRSSDEPMTTFVVCNECGNRWKVTHQGYYWH; this is encoded by the exons ATGGGCGGGGAGGACGAGATCGTGCGCATTGCCAGGCGCCTGGACAAGATGGTGGCCAAGAAGAACGCG gaaggTGCAATGGATTTACTGAAAGAACTGAAAAGTATGCCTATGACTTTGGATTTACTGCAG TCCACCCGCATTGGGATGTCGGTGAATGCACTGAGGAAGCAGAGCACAGATGAAGAAGTGATATCACTTGCCAAATCCCTCATCAAATCTTGGAAGAAACTTCTAG AtgcttctgaggaaaaaaatgaggacaaaaagaaaagcctgtCTTTGCCAACATCTTCCTCCAGGGAGACTGGTAACTCAAGAGACCAAAG CTCCAACAAAAGGCAGGAGCCTCCAAAGACTCCGACCACCCCCAAAATCACCACCTTCCCTCCGGCCCCCATCACCTGCGACGCTGTGCGCAACAAATGCAGGGAGAtgctgacagcagctctgcaggctgatG ACGACTACATCGCCATCGGTGCTGACTGCGAGCACATAGCAGCCCAGATTGAAGAGT GCATCTACCAGGATATCAAGAACACCGACATGAAATACAAAAACCGTGTGAGGAGCCGCATCTCCAACCTGAAGGACTCCAAAAATCCTGAGCTGAAAAAGAACGTGCTGTGCGGGGCCATCACCCCCGAGCAGATCGCGGTGATGACCTCGGAG gaaATGGCCAGTAATGAGTTGAAAGAGATCAGGAAAGCTATGACAAAAGAAGCAATCCGGGAGCATCAAATGGCCAAGACAGGAGGGACACAGACTGACCTCTTCACCTGTGGGAAATGCAAGAAGAAGAACTGCACCTACACCCAG GTGCAGACCCGCAGCTCCGATGAGCCCATGACCACCTTCGTCGTGTGCAATGAGTGTGGGAATCGCTGGAAGGTAACGCACCAGGGCTATTACTGGCACTGA
- the TCEA2 gene encoding transcription elongation factor A protein 2 isoform X2 has translation MGGEDEIVRIARRLDKMVAKKNAEGAMDLLKELKSMPMTLDLLQSTRIGMSVNALRKQSTDEEVISLAKSLIKSWKKLLDASEEKNEDKKKSLSLPTSSSRETGNSRDQSSNKRQEPPKTPTTPKITTFPPAPITCDAVRNKCREMLTAALQADDDYIAIGADCEHIAAQIEECIYQDIKNTDMKYKNRVRSRISNLKDSKNPELKKNVLCGAITPEQIAVMTSEEMASNELKEIRKAMTKEAIREHQMAKTGGTQTDLFTCGKCKKKNCTYTQVQTRSSDEPMTTFVVCNECGNRWKFC, from the exons ATGGGCGGGGAGGACGAGATCGTGCGCATTGCCAGGCGCCTGGACAAGATGGTGGCCAAGAAGAACGCG gaaggTGCAATGGATTTACTGAAAGAACTGAAAAGTATGCCTATGACTTTGGATTTACTGCAG TCCACCCGCATTGGGATGTCGGTGAATGCACTGAGGAAGCAGAGCACAGATGAAGAAGTGATATCACTTGCCAAATCCCTCATCAAATCTTGGAAGAAACTTCTAG AtgcttctgaggaaaaaaatgaggacaaaaagaaaagcctgtCTTTGCCAACATCTTCCTCCAGGGAGACTGGTAACTCAAGAGACCAAAG CTCCAACAAAAGGCAGGAGCCTCCAAAGACTCCGACCACCCCCAAAATCACCACCTTCCCTCCGGCCCCCATCACCTGCGACGCTGTGCGCAACAAATGCAGGGAGAtgctgacagcagctctgcaggctgatG ACGACTACATCGCCATCGGTGCTGACTGCGAGCACATAGCAGCCCAGATTGAAGAGT GCATCTACCAGGATATCAAGAACACCGACATGAAATACAAAAACCGTGTGAGGAGCCGCATCTCCAACCTGAAGGACTCCAAAAATCCTGAGCTGAAAAAGAACGTGCTGTGCGGGGCCATCACCCCCGAGCAGATCGCGGTGATGACCTCGGAG gaaATGGCCAGTAATGAGTTGAAAGAGATCAGGAAAGCTATGACAAAAGAAGCAATCCGGGAGCATCAAATGGCCAAGACAGGAGGGACACAGACTGACCTCTTCACCTGTGGGAAATGCAAGAAGAAGAACTGCACCTACACCCAG GTGCAGACCCGCAGCTCCGATGAGCCCATGACCACCTTCGTCGTGTGCAATGAGTGTGGGAATCGCTGGAAG TTCTGCTGA
- the RGS19 gene encoding regulator of G-protein signaling 19 — protein sequence MSRHETSPTTVQPASNHRPNACCFCWCCCCSCSWNEDRERAWRASRETKLESIPNCEACAKPTPEEVQGWAQSFDKLMKSPAGRNVFREFLRTEYSEENMLFWLACEELKTECNKHTIDEKARMIYEDYISILSPKEVSLDSRVREVINRKMQEPSSHTFDDAQLQIYTLMHRDSYPRFLNSAIYKSLLQTISHSSSES from the exons ATGTCCCGGCATGAGACTTCTCCGACAACGGTGCAACCCGCCAGCAACCACCGCCCCAAcgcctgctgcttctgctggtgctgctgctgcagctgctcctg GAACGAGGACCGAGAGCGAGCATGGAGGGCATCCCGGGAGACCAAACTGGAGAGCATCCCAAACTGTGAAGCGTG TGCCAAACCCACGCCAGAGgaggtgcagggctgggcacagtcCTTCGACAAGCTGATGAAAAGCCCGGCGGGGCGCAACGTCTTCCGGGAGTTTTTGCGGACTGAGTACAGCGAGGAGAACATGCTCTTCTGGCTGGCATGTGAGGAGCTCAAAACCGAGTGCAACAAGCACACCATCGACGAGAAGGCCAGGATGATCTACGAGGACTACATCTCCATTCTCTCTCCCAAGGAG GTGAGCCTGGACTCGCGGGTGCGGGAGGTCATCAACCGGAAGATGCAGGAGCCGTCCTCGCACACCTTCGACGACGCGCAGCTCCAGATCTACACGCTGATGCACAGAGACTCCTATCCCCGCTTCCTGAACTCTGCCATTTACAAATCGCTGCTCCAGACCATCTCCCACTCCTCCTCGGAGTCCTAA